From Pseudofrankia saprophytica, a single genomic window includes:
- a CDS encoding galactokinase → MPGVRICVTDGQVAGGGGARTAGAASAGSGSPSRQEPGDLGGPGELGGPDELDGPDELDGPVDAPRRSRVRRGRPAGRGGWGAVTAVAFGPGRVNLVGEHTDYNDGLCLPFAIELGVTVRARPSLDGMMRVHAVDIGSHDVFPASVPPRAEGWRSFARGVVALLTEAGYPVRPARLAVTGTLPRGAGLSSSAALEVALALALLAHSGHDEPDRRQLARLLSRVENEWVGARTGLLDQTASLFGRPGHALCLDIQALAADVAANPAAGVAAGQVPTGDQAPVGAPAPDPAVAPAPGPPPASAPPPAPAAPSARAVPRPPGRWQVGAGRTGGGPAAVPAGVEAVRLDLGRWRLVTVDSGVRHAIAASGYNTRRAECARACELLGISSLREADPDAPGRLPEPLGRRVRHVLAENERVRGAVAALRAGDLPELGRVLDASHASLRDLYDVSVPEVEETVARLRDLGAAGARMVGGGFGGSVLALFPPGRRPPADAMRVVPGGPGRLLRR, encoded by the coding sequence ATGCCGGGCGTTCGCATATGCGTGACGGACGGCCAGGTCGCCGGGGGAGGTGGCGCCAGGACAGCGGGTGCCGCGTCAGCCGGTTCCGGCTCGCCCTCTCGCCAGGAGCCGGGCGATCTGGGTGGGCCGGGCGAGCTGGGTGGGCCTGACGAGCTGGACGGGCCTGACGAGCTGGACGGGCCGGTGGACGCGCCGCGCCGGTCCCGGGTGCGCCGCGGCCGGCCCGCCGGCCGGGGCGGGTGGGGGGCCGTGACGGCGGTGGCCTTCGGGCCGGGCCGGGTCAACCTCGTCGGTGAGCACACCGACTACAACGACGGCCTGTGCCTGCCGTTCGCGATCGAGCTGGGTGTCACGGTGCGGGCACGGCCTTCGCTGGACGGCATGATGCGGGTGCACGCGGTCGACATCGGCTCGCACGACGTGTTCCCGGCCTCCGTGCCCCCGCGCGCCGAGGGCTGGCGCTCGTTCGCCCGCGGAGTGGTCGCCCTGCTCACCGAGGCCGGATACCCCGTCCGGCCCGCGCGCCTGGCGGTCACCGGCACGCTGCCCCGGGGCGCGGGCCTGTCGTCGTCGGCGGCGCTCGAGGTCGCGCTGGCGCTCGCGCTGCTGGCGCACAGCGGGCACGACGAGCCGGACCGCCGCCAGCTCGCCCGGCTGCTGTCCCGGGTGGAGAACGAGTGGGTCGGCGCGCGTACCGGGCTGCTCGACCAGACCGCGTCGCTGTTCGGCCGGCCCGGCCACGCCCTGTGCCTGGACATCCAGGCCCTGGCCGCCGACGTGGCCGCCAACCCGGCCGCCGGCGTGGCCGCCGGTCAGGTGCCCACGGGTGATCAGGCGCCCGTCGGCGCGCCCGCTCCCGACCCCGCGGTGGCACCCGCTCCAGGGCCGCCGCCCGCGTCCGCACCGCCGCCCGCGCCCGCGGCGCCTTCCGCGCGGGCCGTGCCTCGCCCGCCGGGGCGCTGGCAGGTCGGTGCCGGCCGGACGGGCGGCGGTCCGGCGGCGGTGCCGGCGGGCGTCGAGGCGGTGCGTCTCGACCTGGGCCGGTGGCGGCTCGTGACGGTCGACTCCGGGGTCCGGCACGCGATCGCGGCGTCCGGCTACAACACCCGCAGGGCCGAGTGCGCCCGCGCCTGCGAGCTGCTCGGGATCAGCTCGCTGCGCGAGGCGGACCCGGACGCGCCCGGTCGGCTGCCCGAGCCCCTGGGCCGCCGGGTGCGCCACGTGCTGGCGGAGAACGAGCGGGTCCGGGGCGCGGTGGCGGCGCTGCGCGCTGGCGACCTGCCGGAGCTCGGCCGGGTGCTCGACGCGTCGCACGCCAGCCTGCGTGACCTCTACGACGTGTCGGTGCCCGAGGTGGAGGAGACGGTGGCCCGCCTGCGGGACCTCGGCGCGGCCGGCGCGCGGATGGTCGGCGGCGGGTTCGGCGGGTCGGTCCTCGCGCTCTTCCCGCCGGGCCGGCGCCCCCCGGCCGACGCCATGCGTGTCGTTCCGGGCGGCCCCGGTCGCCTGCTGCGTCGCTGA
- the galT gene encoding galactose-1-phosphate uridylyltransferase, with the protein MTEAGASRTAVLLSDGRELIYFDDEPGRHHGDPDRRGLVPVARPPSELRHDPLTDEWVVIAAHRQGRTHLPAVADCPLCPSRPGRETEVPEDYDVAVFENRFPALGLPALGLPALGPPSPGEGGPPASVAGRPRELAGPFAARPGEGRCEVVCFTTDHDASFAALTPRRAGTVLAAWTDRTAALGRLPAVASVFVFENRGEEIGVTLGHPHGQIYAYPFVPTPLATMIRVARRRGCCQHCEAVAAEEAAGARVVASTDAWIAFVPFAARWPFEVSIYPRRHVPDLPALDEGERAEFPSLYLDVLRRFDRVLGVKMPYVAAWEQAPVRAGRRWAHLRLRVFSNRRAPDRLKYLAGSESAMGVYINDVEPERAAALLRAAG; encoded by the coding sequence GTGACCGAGGCTGGCGCCAGCCGGACGGCGGTGCTGCTGTCCGACGGCCGGGAGCTCATCTACTTCGACGACGAGCCGGGCCGCCACCACGGCGATCCCGACCGGCGCGGCCTCGTGCCGGTGGCCCGGCCGCCGTCCGAGCTGCGCCACGATCCGCTGACCGACGAGTGGGTGGTCATCGCCGCGCACCGGCAGGGGCGGACGCATCTACCGGCGGTCGCAGACTGTCCGCTGTGCCCCAGCCGGCCGGGCCGGGAGACCGAGGTTCCCGAGGACTACGACGTCGCGGTCTTCGAGAACCGATTCCCCGCGCTCGGCCTGCCCGCGCTGGGCCTGCCGGCGCTGGGCCCGCCGAGCCCCGGCGAGGGTGGCCCGCCCGCGTCGGTGGCGGGCCGGCCGAGGGAGCTGGCCGGCCCGTTCGCCGCCCGGCCCGGCGAGGGGCGCTGCGAGGTCGTCTGCTTCACCACCGACCACGACGCCTCGTTCGCGGCGCTCACACCGCGCCGGGCCGGGACGGTCCTCGCGGCCTGGACCGACCGCACCGCGGCGCTCGGCCGCCTGCCCGCCGTCGCGAGCGTGTTCGTCTTCGAGAACCGCGGCGAGGAGATCGGGGTGACGCTCGGCCACCCGCACGGCCAGATCTACGCCTACCCGTTCGTCCCGACGCCGCTGGCGACGATGATCCGCGTCGCACGTCGGCGGGGATGCTGCCAGCACTGCGAGGCCGTCGCCGCTGAGGAGGCCGCCGGCGCCCGCGTCGTCGCCTCGACGGACGCCTGGATCGCCTTCGTTCCGTTCGCCGCCCGCTGGCCGTTCGAGGTGTCGATCTACCCGCGCCGGCATGTTCCCGATCTGCCCGCCCTCGACGAGGGCGAGCGGGCCGAGTTCCCGTCGCTCTACCTGGATGTCCTGCGCCGTTTCGACCGGGTCCTCGGCGTGAAGATGCCCTACGTCGCCGCCTGGGAGCAGGCCCCCGTGCGGGCCGGCCGGCGCTGGGCACACCTGCGGCTGCGCGTGTTCTCCAACCGGCGCGCCCCGGACAGGCTCAAGTACCTCGCTGGCAGCGAGTCCGCGATGGGGGTCTACATCAACGACGTCGAGCCCGAGCGCGCCGCCGCCCTGCTGCGCGCCGCCGGTTAG